A window of Apium graveolens cultivar Ventura chromosome 8, ASM990537v1, whole genome shotgun sequence contains these coding sequences:
- the LOC141680344 gene encoding uncharacterized protein LOC141680344 has protein sequence MATTNFVSIFTATKYVFNHKTFSATNFKAPLHETDIPHDFKMIQDFLASSDIRYALTAPSRVWFKQVDYMDKSWISADRDSLDYEIGVEKFLIFAEENCKDPKMIPCPCARCCNFKKFSVGDICEAAYNNWGNLGDDCDKDSEEFKRFLADAEPPLFEGSDSSKLDSMLKLHNWKARFGISDSMFTDLLSSVVSLLPKDHVLPSNAYTAKKTLCDLGLEYIKVPACPNECILYRGVNSDFVECPKCHISHWKLGKDGKVRVNVPAKVMWYFPIIPICKRMFKSNSTAELLTWHANQRSQDGQMRHPADFPSWRTIDYKWPEFGTEPRNLRLAMAADGINPHNNGMNNRYSCWPVVLTTYNLPPWLCMKRKFLMLTILVSGPQEPGNNIDVFLQPLIDDLKKLWKEGEPDVYDAHTKSSFTLRAILMWIINDFPAYGNLSGCVNKGYMCYPVCGDDTVAKYLPHTKKMCFQGHRSYLPRNHPYRRKKTAFNGEQ, from the exons ATGGCCACCACTAATTTTGTCTCCATCTTCACTGCTACCAAGTATGTGTTTAATCACAAGACTTTTTCTGCTACAAATTTCAAAGCCCCTTTGCATGAAACTGATATTCCTCATGATTTTAAGATGATTCAAGACTTCTTAGCTAGTAGTGATATTAGGTATGCTCTTACTGCTCCGTCTAGAGTCTGGTTTAAACAG GTAGATTATATGGATAAGTCATGGATATCTGCAGATAGGGATTCACTAGACTATGAAATTGGGGTTGAAAAGTTTTTGATATTTGCTGAAGAAAACTGTAAGGATCCTAAGATGATACCCTGTCCATGTGCACGTTGCTGCAATTTTAAGAAATTCTCG GTAGGTGATATCTGTGAAGCAGCATATAATAACTGGGGTAATTTGGGTGATGATTGTGATAAGGATTCAGAGGAGTTTAAGAGGTTTTTGGCCGATGCCGAGCCACCTTTGTTTGAAGGCAGCGATTCTAGTAAATTAGATTCGATGCTCAAGTTACATAACTGGAAAGCAAGATTTGGTATTAGTGATAGTATGTTTACGGATTTACTTTCTTCCGTTGTCTCCTTACTTCCTAAAGATCACGTCTTGCCAAGTAATGCATACACAGCTAAGAAAACCCTATGCGATTTAGGTCTTGAATATATTAAGGTCCCTGCATGTCCGAACGAATGCATTCTATATAGAGgtgtaaattctgattttgtCGAGTGTCCCAAGTGCCACATATCTCACTGGAAGTTAGGCAAGGATGGTAAAGTGAGAGTTAACGTCCCGGCTAAAGTTATGTGGTATTTTCCAATCATTCCAATATGTAAACGGATGTTTAAGTCGAATTCTACCGCTGAGCTTCTGACTTGGCATGCTAACCAAAGAAGTCAAGATGGGCAGATGCGTCATCCAGCCGACTTTCCTTCATGGCGGACTATCGATTATAAATGGCCAGAATTCGGTACTGAGCCGAGAAATCTTCGATTAGCCATGGCGGCAGATGGTATAAACCCCCATAACAATGGCATGAACAATAGGTATAGCTGCTGGCCAGTAGTGTTGACAACATATAACCTTCCTCCGTGGTTGTGCATGAAAAGAAAGTTCTTGATGTTAACAATATTAGTGTCTGGTCCGCAAGAGCCAGGTAATAACATTGACGTCTTTTTGCAACCACTTATTGATGATCTCAAAAAGCTCTGGAAAGAAGGTGAACCAGATGTGTACGACGCTCATACTAAATCTTCTTTCACTTTGAGGGCAATATTAATGTGGATAATAAATGATTTTCCCGCTTATGGGAACTTGTCCGGTTGTGTCAACAAGGGTTATATGTGTTATCCAGTTTGTGGCGACGATACCGTAGCCAAGTATTTACCTCATACCAAGAAAATGTGTTTTCAAGGCCATCGTTCATATTTACCTAGGAATCATCCGTATAGGAGGAAAAAGACGGCTTTTAATGGTGAGCAATAG